The Candidatus Effluviviaceae Genus V sp. DNA segment TCGTCCTGCCTGCCGACAAGCGGATCCACTCCGAGACCTATAACGGGCCGCTCTACTCGTCGACGACCTACTCCGGCGACTCCACGCGCTACGCCTGGTGGGCGAAGGACGTTCCAGCCCGGCCCTCCGAGTACAGAAGCGCTGCGGCGAGCGACATCTCGCCGAAGGTCGTCCTTGCGACGGTCGAGAGCTGGGAGGCGAAAAGCCGCTGGTTCTTCGACGTCAACCGGAACCAGTTCGACGTCACGCCCGAGATCCAGGCGAAGATCGACGAGATCCTCGAGGTTGCCGGCGTCGCCCGTGGCACGGAGGAGCAGAAGGCCGAGGTCCTCGTCCACTGGGTCGCCCAGAACATCCGGTACAGCGGGCAGACGATGGGCGAGGGCGAGGGGTTCATGCTGCATCCCGGATGGATGATCTTCGAGCAGCGGAGCGGCGTCTGCAAGGACATCGCGGGGATGCTCATCACCATGATGCGCGCGGCCGGGATGGACTCGTACGGCGCGATGACGATGGCGGGGAGCCGCATCGAGGAGGTGCCCGCCGACCAGTTCAACCACTGCGTCACTGCCCTCCGGACGGACGACGGCTCGTTCGTCATGTACGACCCGACGTGGGTCCCGTACGTCAACGACATCTGGTCGAAGTACGAGACTGAGCAGCAGTACCTCATCGGCACGGCGGAGGGAGAGTACCTCGCGACCATTCCGTACAGTCCACCCGAGGAGTCGCCGCTCCGAGTCGACCACGAGGCGACGCTCTCCGTGGACGGCACGCTCGAGGGGACACTCAGACTGGAGACGGCGGGCGCGCTCGACGGACGTCTGAGGAACCTCGTCGGGTGGAGACGGCGCGCCGACCTGCACCGCGACATCGCGGGCCTCCTGTCGCACATCGGTCCGGCCGTCGAGTCGTTCGAGTTCGACCATCCCGAACGGGACGATTTCAGTCAGAACATGTGGCTTGAGATCGAGTACCGCCTCCGGGATGCGGCGCTTCCGGTGGGGCAGGGACTCGAGTTCAGAAGTCCGGCGACGGCCGTCGTGCTTAACGACGGATGGCTCTTCCGGGCGGGCGTCCGCGACTGGCCCGAGGACAGGGAGACCGACCTGTTCCTCTGGTTCACGCAGCTGGTCGACATCCGCGAGAGGATCACCGTTCCGCGCGGGTACGATCTGGTGGAGTCGCCGGAGGCCGACGAGGTCGACGCGACCTACGCGGCGTTCGCAGCGTCGTTCGAGCTCGACGGACGGACGCTGGCCATCGACTCGGAGGCCGAGGTCCGCAGGCGTCAGATTCCTCCCGAGGGATACGCCGGGTTCAGAGAAGCGATCACCGCCATGAGAACGTGGGGTGACGGGATCTACCGTGTCGAGGAGGCCGACTGATGAGAACGCGCACAACCATCATCCTCACCGCGGCCGCCGTCTTCGCCCTGGCGTCCGCCGCAGCGGCGGTTCCGGCGGACGCCGCGGGCCGACACGACATCGGCCGCCTGCTCGAGCTCGGCGACCAGTGGTTCGACCTGGAGAGCCAGGACGCCGTCATCCTGCTCGATTCGCTCCACATCGAGCGGCTGCCGTCCGGAACGGTCGTCAGGACGACGCACACGATCGTCTGGTTCGGAACGGAGAACGGTCTCGACGCCTATGCAGACGTGCACGTTCCATGGAACGCCCTCACCGGCTCGATCGAGGTCCACCACCTCAGGACCTGGAGGGACGAACGATGGTGGCCCGCGCCGGACTCGGTGAGCCGGACGGCCGTCGTCGAAACCACCCCGGGGGCGGTGTACAGCGCATACGACTACGCGAAGGCGCTCAGACAGCAGGCGCTCCTTCACGACGGGGTCGAGGTACCGTGCGTTGTCGAGACCCGCTACACGGTGACCGAGGCCCGGGCGCCCTCGCTCGGGATGGACGGTTCACGGGTCGCCTCGG contains these protein-coding regions:
- a CDS encoding DUF3857 domain-containing protein, which translates into the protein MSFRYLLLPLVAALALLAATAVAQTGEQQSDLPPGDVPPPTLVDRVESAGTAEDHDGADYVVVFEHAVNRVSDLGVSTVNETVVYKALTAAGCRNLAVRTWWYEPWSRMMRIEAAAVIRDGELIPFDVDALDLPAPQSSIYWNARIRMLQTPRLNVGDGLMLKLFRKGYSYALLEENGAAATSVSTAATDSEEDGKYVPPMPGEYFDIVLFQESVPVIERRYELVLPADKRIHSETYNGPLYSSTTYSGDSTRYAWWAKDVPARPSEYRSAAASDISPKVVLATVESWEAKSRWFFDVNRNQFDVTPEIQAKIDEILEVAGVARGTEEQKAEVLVHWVAQNIRYSGQTMGEGEGFMLHPGWMIFEQRSGVCKDIAGMLITMMRAAGMDSYGAMTMAGSRIEEVPADQFNHCVTALRTDDGSFVMYDPTWVPYVNDIWSKYETEQQYLIGTAEGEYLATIPYSPPEESPLRVDHEATLSVDGTLEGTLRLETAGALDGRLRNLVGWRRRADLHRDIAGLLSHIGPAVESFEFDHPERDDFSQNMWLEIEYRLRDAALPVGQGLEFRSPATAVVLNDGWLFRAGVRDWPEDRETDLFLWFTQLVDIRERITVPRGYDLVESPEADEVDATYAAFAASFELDGRTLAIDSEAEVRRRQIPPEGYAGFREAITAMRTWGDGIYRVEEAD